From the Calliopsis andreniformis isolate RMS-2024a chromosome 4, iyCalAndr_principal, whole genome shotgun sequence genome, one window contains:
- the LOC143177999 gene encoding CIMIP2 protein CG18335, with amino-acid sequence MTAGTNLLTSPEPHFIPGYAGYCPQYNFRCGETYGSLTHKLLLDPTVNHAETLVLSNRVTDDYEVQRPPKNDIDIVNARYKRTDPIFIHPIMPGYEGFTPKLHARNGQRYTVLATEGLAEFERQQLKNKAALNELKQTIAMQSGQGEPRNLKERLLIKSQFKLPMLAVRPDCVGVMRNLFVDEKYEVPRDHSPSPYFMDNANPQKYFISRYAGHIPYGYSHFGASNVPATNSALCDFTSNYRKRQSTEWAPVTISRPDPPLLIQPTTLYHKHVGMIPNYLGHVPGETFRFGKTFGADTKDAKRWLRGDFSV; translated from the exons ATGACTGCGGGAACGAATTTGTTGACTTCACCGGAACCTCATTTTATACCAGG ATACGCGGGATATTGTCCACAATATAACTTCAGATGTGGTGAAACGTATGGAAGTCTTACTCACAAATTACTTCTTGATCCTACAGTAAACCATGCGGAAACGCTGGTCTTGTCGAATCGAGTCACCGATGATTATGAA GTTCAAAGGCCACCTAAAAATGACATAGACATCGTGAATGCTCGTTATAAAAGAACTGATCCTATATTTATTCATCCTATAATGCCAGGTTATGAAG GCTTTACACCGAAACTGCATGCTAGAAATGGGCAAAGGTACACAGTACTCGCAACAGAAGGTCTTGCTGAATTTGAACGGcaacaattaaaaaataaagctGCTCTTAATGAACTTAAACAGACAATCGCTATGCAAAGTGGGCAGGGTGAACCGCGAAACTTGAAAGAACGATTA CTTATTAAAAGTCAATTTAAGTTGCCTATGCTCGCTGTTCGACCTGATTGCGTAGGCGTAATGAGGAACTTATTCGTGGATGAAAAATATGAAGTACCTAGAGATCACTCACCATCTCCCTATTTCATGGATAATGCGAATCCTCAAAAATATTTTATCAGCA GATATGCGGGTCATATACCGTATGGATATTCACACTTTGGAGCATCGAATGTTCCTGCTACCAACAGCGCACTTTGTGACTTCACATCCAACTATCGAAAGCGACAAAGCACGGAGTGGGCGCCAGTAACCATTTCGCGACCTGATCCACCGCTTTTAATTCAACCCACTACGCTATATCATAAGCACGTTGGAATGATTCCAAATTACCTTGGTCACGTTCCTGGGGAAACATTCAG gTTCGGTAAGACTTTCGGTGCGGATACTAAGGATGCTAAAAGGTGGCTCCGTGGTGACTTCTCTGTATAA